The Ignavibacteriales bacterium genome includes a window with the following:
- the purD gene encoding phosphoribosylamine--glycine ligase: protein MNILVIGSGGREHALVWKLRQSPNVKTVFCAPGNAGIEQCAVCVPLKPSDIKGLLKFAKEKKIDLTVVGSEQPLVEGIVDAFEERGFKIFGPSKAAAQLEGSKVFSKNFMLRHHIPTAHYRSFAATAIDEAKKYINTIEPPMVVKADGLAAGKGVLICKSRQEAALALDEIVLQKAFGSAGNHIVVEEFLNGEEASLFVLTDGERFATLASAQDHKRILDGDLGKNTGGMGAYAPAPIVTYELLQRVLHEVVQPTLDGMKQEGMPYRGCLYIGLMITRDGPQVLEYNCRFGDPETQVVVPLIDGDLAEIFLSISERRLDSSKVKLHSASAVCVVMASHGYPDKYQTGKQIFGLENIKAEDGVVVFHAGTKKEGSAIVTSGGRVLGVTAIGFNNELEQTIQNAYRTVEKITFDGAYYRSDIGKKALTHVHAK from the coding sequence GTGAATATTCTTGTCATTGGTTCCGGTGGAAGAGAACATGCACTTGTGTGGAAACTTCGTCAGAGCCCGAACGTAAAAACAGTCTTTTGCGCACCCGGAAATGCCGGTATCGAACAATGTGCCGTCTGCGTACCATTGAAGCCGTCTGACATCAAAGGGTTGCTGAAGTTTGCAAAGGAAAAAAAGATCGATCTGACAGTTGTTGGTTCCGAACAGCCTCTTGTTGAAGGAATAGTGGATGCCTTCGAAGAACGCGGCTTCAAAATCTTTGGTCCAAGTAAGGCTGCTGCCCAATTGGAAGGCAGTAAAGTTTTTTCGAAAAATTTTATGTTGCGGCATCACATTCCGACAGCTCACTATCGGAGCTTTGCAGCGACTGCAATTGACGAAGCGAAAAAATATATCAACACCATTGAGCCGCCGATGGTTGTGAAAGCGGACGGTCTTGCGGCAGGCAAAGGAGTGCTTATTTGTAAGAGCCGGCAGGAAGCCGCTCTTGCACTGGATGAAATTGTCTTACAGAAAGCGTTCGGTTCTGCCGGTAATCACATTGTCGTTGAAGAATTTTTAAATGGTGAAGAGGCGTCACTGTTTGTCTTGACGGATGGCGAGCGATTTGCCACACTCGCTTCGGCGCAGGATCACAAGCGTATTCTTGATGGTGATCTTGGAAAAAATACCGGTGGTATGGGGGCGTACGCACCAGCACCTATTGTGACGTATGAACTTCTTCAGCGCGTGCTGCATGAAGTGGTCCAACCGACGCTCGACGGCATGAAACAAGAAGGTATGCCGTATCGCGGATGTTTATATATCGGATTGATGATAACACGAGATGGACCTCAAGTGCTGGAGTATAATTGCCGTTTCGGCGATCCGGAAACGCAGGTTGTTGTTCCTCTTATCGACGGAGATTTGGCGGAAATATTTCTCTCCATCTCAGAACGCCGGCTTGATTCATCGAAAGTAAAACTGCATTCGGCTTCAGCCGTGTGCGTCGTGATGGCATCGCATGGCTATCCGGACAAATACCAGACCGGTAAACAGATTTTCGGATTGGAAAACATCAAAGCAGAAGATGGCGTCGTGGTGTTTCATGCTGGCACAAAAAAAGAAGGAAGTGCAATTGTTACATCCGGCGGGCGTGTGCTCGGAGTGACAGCGATTGGTTTTAATAATGAACTGGAGC
- a CDS encoding glycosyltransferase family 4 protein: MTNDGFRKVLIIAYYFPPMGLSGVQRTVKFAKFLPKYGWKPTVLTVEPTGYYAFDDTLLKEAEEAGVRIIRTNSYDVNRLLKKQGVIKMPSERMRKILQFFGDLFFIPDTKIGWKSIAVKAASELIEQERFDLLFATAPPQTDFLIGAALKRKYEIPLVVDYRDAWLDYPFKYFPTPLHRWWHTHLERRVLKAADRVIVTHRRVKESILRRHKTVDYNEVMIISQGFDAEDFPPTNTEKRAKPVKMKIAHAGTFYAERNPVKMLQALANVLQANPKIRGRVELHFIGNVREEDRQLVKKLDLQNAVHFLGYLPHRECIKHLVESDVLWFVIDNDYQTPGKLYEYFGSRKPLIASVTDGYTKQVIKESGAAICVPLKDVTAHESAILEQFKRFEQKKLERVQESFAAKFNRLTLTAELAKQFELLMDYDRAGFVKVKEQSA; this comes from the coding sequence ATGACGAATGACGGATTTAGAAAAGTTTTAATCATTGCATATTATTTTCCTCCAATGGGATTAAGCGGTGTGCAGCGAACGGTGAAGTTTGCGAAGTTTCTTCCAAAATACGGCTGGAAACCGACAGTGCTCACCGTGGAACCGACTGGGTACTATGCATTTGATGACACCTTGTTGAAGGAAGCAGAAGAGGCCGGTGTGAGGATTATTCGCACAAATTCTTACGATGTGAATCGCTTACTCAAGAAGCAAGGCGTTATAAAGATGCCTTCGGAACGGATGCGGAAGATACTGCAATTCTTTGGTGATTTATTTTTCATCCCTGATACAAAGATCGGATGGAAATCCATTGCTGTGAAGGCAGCATCGGAACTCATCGAACAGGAGCGCTTTGATCTGTTGTTTGCTACTGCTCCGCCGCAAACCGATTTTCTTATAGGCGCAGCACTGAAACGCAAGTATGAGATCCCTCTGGTGGTGGATTATAGAGATGCATGGCTTGATTATCCATTCAAATATTTTCCAACCCCTCTGCATCGCTGGTGGCATACACATTTAGAGAGGCGAGTTCTCAAAGCTGCAGATAGGGTCATCGTAACGCACCGGCGAGTGAAGGAAAGTATTCTGCGGCGTCATAAAACTGTAGATTACAATGAAGTAATGATTATCTCGCAAGGATTTGATGCGGAGGATTTTCCACCGACGAACACTGAGAAACGAGCGAAGCCGGTAAAAATGAAAATTGCTCACGCGGGGACATTTTATGCCGAAAGGAATCCGGTAAAAATGCTTCAAGCACTCGCAAATGTTTTACAAGCGAATCCAAAGATTCGCGGACGAGTCGAATTACACTTTATTGGCAACGTGCGTGAAGAAGACCGGCAGCTTGTGAAAAAATTGGATTTACAGAATGCTGTTCACTTTCTGGGGTATTTGCCGCATAGGGAATGTATAAAACACTTAGTTGAATCTGATGTGTTATGGTTCGTTATTGATAACGACTACCAAACACCCGGCAAGTTGTATGAATATTTCGGTTCGCGAAAGCCTTTAATCGCCTCGGTCACCGATGGATATACGAAGCAGGTCATCAAAGAGAGCGGTGCGGCGATTTGTGTTCCGCTGAAAGATGTCACAGCGCACGAGAGTGCCATCCTCGAACAGTTCAAGCGGTTCGAACAGAAAAAATTAGAACGCGTGCAGGAATCGTTTGCGGCAAAATTCAATCGGTTAACACTCACAGCTGAATTGGCGAAACAATTCGAGTTGCTCATGGATTATGATCGTGCCGGATTTGTGAAGGTGAAGGAGCAATCAGCGTGA